In a single window of the Gemmatimonadota bacterium genome:
- a CDS encoding RNA polymerase sigma factor — MPLTVAENHRSGPGRDDAPDDRQEVFQRLFDAWHGRIYQTCFRLMGHPQEAEDITQDVFVRAMQAYDRFRGDADPGTWLYRIAVNQCLNVRRRKRRLQWLALDFWNEGVDETTWTGNRSGGVEDDLQQSDRERIVGKAIDALPERQRTALILSHFERMSYKSIAETMDCTPSAVESLLHRAKTNLARRLRPHLGEL; from the coding sequence GTGCCGTTGACCGTGGCCGAAAACCATCGATCCGGACCGGGACGGGATGATGCGCCGGATGACCGGCAGGAGGTCTTTCAAAGACTCTTCGACGCGTGGCACGGACGCATCTACCAGACCTGCTTCCGGCTCATGGGACACCCGCAGGAGGCCGAGGACATCACACAGGACGTCTTCGTACGGGCCATGCAGGCTTACGACCGGTTCCGGGGCGACGCCGACCCGGGCACGTGGCTTTACCGTATCGCGGTGAACCAGTGCCTCAACGTCCGGCGCCGAAAACGCCGGCTGCAGTGGCTGGCCCTGGACTTCTGGAACGAAGGCGTTGACGAGACGACATGGACCGGGAACAGGAGCGGCGGGGTCGAGGACGACCTTCAGCAGTCGGACCGGGAGCGCATCGTCGGGAAGGCCATCGACGCACTCCCCGAACGGCAGCGCACAGCCCTGATCCTCTCCCATTTCGAGAGGATGTCCTACAAGTCCATCGCCGAAACCATGGACTGCACGCCCTCCGCGGTGGAGTCCCTGCTGCACCGGGCCAAGACCAATCTCGCCAGGCGCCTGCGTCCGCACCTGGGGGAATTGTGA